In Pseudomonas putida, a genomic segment contains:
- a CDS encoding benzoate/H(+) symporter BenE family transporter, translating into MTDATSARLRPLADSSPSAVVAGFIAMLTGYTSSLVLMFQAGQAAGLTSAQISSWIWALSIGMAVCSIGLSLRYRTPVTVAWSTPGAALLITSLGGVSYGEAIGAYITCAVLVLICGVTGSFERLVKRIPASLASALLAGILFKIGSEIFVAAQHRTLLVLGMFFSYLLVKRLSPRYCVLAALLVGTALSGALGLLDFSHFHLEVAKPVWTTPSFSLAATISIGIPLFVVAMTSQNMPGVAVLRADGYQVPASPLISTTGLASLLLAPFGAHGVNLAAISAAICTGPHAHEDPAKRYTAAVWCGIFYGIAGTFGATLAALFAALPKELVLSIAALALFGSIMNGLSVAMSEAREREAALITFMVTASGLTLFSIGSAFWGIVAGVLTLMILNPRRG; encoded by the coding sequence ATGACCGATGCCACCTCCGCTCGCCTGCGGCCCCTGGCAGACAGCTCCCCGTCGGCGGTGGTTGCCGGCTTCATCGCCATGCTCACCGGTTACACCAGCTCACTGGTGCTGATGTTCCAGGCCGGCCAGGCTGCAGGCCTGACCAGCGCGCAGATCTCATCGTGGATCTGGGCGCTGTCGATCGGCATGGCGGTGTGCAGCATCGGCCTGTCGCTGCGCTACCGCACCCCCGTGACCGTCGCCTGGTCGACCCCCGGCGCGGCGCTGCTGATCACCAGCCTGGGCGGCGTCAGCTATGGCGAGGCGATCGGTGCGTACATCACCTGTGCGGTGCTGGTGCTGATCTGCGGCGTGACCGGCAGTTTCGAGCGCCTGGTCAAGCGCATCCCGGCCTCGCTGGCCTCGGCGTTGCTGGCTGGCATCCTGTTCAAGATCGGCAGCGAGATCTTCGTCGCCGCCCAGCATCGCACGCTGCTGGTACTGGGCATGTTCTTCAGCTACCTGCTGGTCAAGCGCCTGTCGCCGCGCTACTGCGTGCTGGCAGCGCTGCTGGTGGGCACGGCGCTGTCGGGAGCCTTGGGCCTGCTCGATTTCAGCCATTTCCACCTGGAAGTGGCGAAACCTGTATGGACGACGCCGAGCTTCTCGCTGGCGGCGACCATCAGCATCGGCATTCCGCTGTTCGTGGTGGCGATGACCTCGCAGAACATGCCGGGGGTGGCGGTGCTGCGGGCCGATGGTTACCAGGTGCCGGCCTCGCCATTGATCTCCACCACCGGCCTTGCGTCGCTGCTGCTGGCGCCGTTCGGCGCGCATGGGGTCAACCTGGCGGCGATCAGCGCGGCGATCTGCACCGGCCCGCACGCCCATGAAGACCCGGCCAAACGTTATACGGCGGCGGTGTGGTGTGGGATTTTCTACGGCATTGCCGGCACGTTCGGCGCTACCTTGGCCGCTTTGTTCGCCGCGCTGCCGAAGGAATTGGTGCTGTCGATCGCGGCATTGGCGTTGTTCGGCTCGATCATGAACGGGTTGAGCGTGGCCATGAGCGAGGCACGGGAACGGGAGGCGGCGTTGATCACCTTCATGGTGACGGCTTCGGGGTTGACCTTGTTTTCGATTGGGTCGGCGTTCTGGGGGATTGTTGCGGGGGTTTTGACGTTGATGATTTTGAATCCGCGGCGGGGGTGA
- a CDS encoding glutathione S-transferase family protein — MYKVYGDYQSGNCYKVKLMLALLGQPYQWQPVDILKGETETPEFLAMNPNGKVPVLQLEDGSYLWESNAILNYLADGSEFLPNEPRLRTQVLQWQFFEQYSHEPYIAVARFIQFYLGLPDERVEEYRKLHKGGYKALKVMERQLQMTPYLVGDQYSIADVALYAYTHVAHQGGFDLADYPAVQAWLARVASHPRHVPMVD; from the coding sequence ATGTACAAGGTTTATGGGGATTACCAGTCGGGCAACTGCTACAAGGTCAAGCTGATGCTCGCTTTGCTGGGCCAGCCCTACCAGTGGCAGCCGGTGGACATACTCAAGGGCGAGACCGAAACGCCGGAATTCCTGGCCATGAACCCCAATGGCAAGGTGCCGGTGCTGCAGCTCGAGGATGGCTCGTACCTGTGGGAGTCCAACGCCATTCTCAACTACCTGGCCGATGGCAGCGAGTTCCTGCCCAACGAACCGCGCCTGCGTACGCAGGTGTTGCAGTGGCAGTTCTTCGAGCAGTACAGCCACGAGCCGTACATTGCCGTGGCGCGGTTCATCCAGTTCTACCTGGGGTTGCCGGATGAGCGCGTCGAGGAGTACCGCAAGCTGCACAAGGGCGGGTACAAGGCGCTGAAGGTGATGGAGCGGCAGCTGCAGATGACGCCGTACCTGGTGGGGGACCAGTATTCGATTGCCGATGTGGCGTTGTATGCCTACACCCATGTGGCGCATCAGGGTGGGTTCGATCTGGCGGATTACCCGGCGGTGCAGGCTTGGTTGGCCAGGGTGGCCAGCCATCCTCGGCATGTGCCGATGGTGGATTGA
- a CDS encoding glutaredoxin, giving the protein MIVKALRVGLGQLIVFGDWISRPAKRKRDAAAQARVDQAAKGLALYQFHACPFCVKTRRTLHRLNVPVGLRDAKNDPVHRQALLEGGGRVKVPCLRIEEEGQVTWMYESKDIIAYLDKRFAAA; this is encoded by the coding sequence ATGATCGTCAAAGCCCTGCGGGTTGGCCTCGGCCAACTCATCGTGTTCGGCGACTGGATCAGCCGCCCGGCCAAGCGCAAGCGTGATGCCGCGGCCCAGGCGCGTGTCGACCAGGCGGCCAAGGGCCTGGCGCTGTACCAGTTCCATGCCTGCCCGTTCTGCGTGAAGACCCGCCGAACCCTGCACCGGCTGAACGTGCCGGTCGGGCTGCGGGATGCCAAGAACGACCCGGTGCACCGCCAGGCCCTGCTGGAAGGTGGTGGGCGGGTGAAGGTGCCTTGCTTGCGGATCGAAGAGGAAGGCCAGGTGACCTGGATGTATGAGTCCAAGGACATCATTGCGTATCTGGACAAGCGGTTTGCGGCGGCCTGA
- the folE gene encoding GTP cyclohydrolase I FolE, producing the protein MSLEQNYTEILSQIGEDVSREGLLDTPKRAAKAMKYLCRGYEQTLEEVTNGALFTSDNSEMVLVRDIELYSMCEHHMLPFIGKAHVAYLPKGKVLGLSKVARIVDMFARRLQIQENLSRQIAEAVQQVTGAAGVAVVIEAKHMCMMMRGVEKQNSTMLTSVMLGEFRDNAATRMEFLGLIK; encoded by the coding sequence ATGTCCCTGGAACAGAACTACACCGAGATCCTTAGCCAGATTGGCGAGGACGTCTCCCGTGAGGGCCTGCTCGACACGCCCAAGCGGGCTGCAAAGGCAATGAAGTACCTTTGCCGCGGTTACGAGCAGACGCTGGAAGAAGTCACCAACGGCGCGCTGTTCACCTCCGATAACAGCGAGATGGTGCTGGTCCGGGACATCGAGCTCTACTCGATGTGCGAGCACCACATGCTGCCGTTCATCGGCAAGGCCCACGTGGCCTACCTGCCCAAGGGCAAGGTGCTGGGCCTGTCCAAGGTCGCGCGGATCGTCGACATGTTCGCCCGCCGCCTGCAGATCCAGGAAAACCTCAGCCGCCAGATCGCCGAGGCCGTGCAGCAGGTCACCGGCGCCGCTGGCGTGGCGGTGGTCATCGAAGCCAAGCACATGTGCATGATGATGCGCGGTGTCGAGAAGCAGAATTCGACCATGCTCACTTCGGTGATGCTCGGCGAATTCCGTGACAACGCTGCCACGCGCATGGAATTCCTCGGCCTGATCAAGTGA
- a CDS encoding Smr/MutS family protein: protein MQDDDFSLFHAEVRGVKPIKHDRADVGKAKADRKQLAGLRQAATVRSDQTLVIDGLSDQFVIDVGAEDELMWRRDGVQETQLRKLKLGQIPFEGSLDLHGMSVEKARETLWAFIAEATKLEVRCVRVTHGKAARLDGKRPMIKSHVNTWLRQHPQVLGFTSCQARHGGTGAVYVMLKRTMMEGRDE, encoded by the coding sequence ATGCAAGACGACGACTTTTCCCTATTCCACGCCGAAGTGCGCGGCGTCAAGCCGATCAAGCACGACCGCGCCGATGTCGGCAAGGCCAAGGCCGACCGCAAGCAGCTCGCCGGCCTGCGCCAGGCAGCGACGGTGCGCAGCGACCAGACGCTGGTGATCGACGGCCTGTCCGACCAGTTCGTGATCGACGTGGGCGCCGAGGATGAGTTGATGTGGCGCCGTGACGGCGTGCAGGAAACCCAGTTGCGCAAGCTCAAGCTCGGGCAGATTCCGTTCGAGGGCAGCCTCGACCTGCACGGCATGAGCGTGGAAAAGGCCCGGGAGACCTTGTGGGCGTTCATTGCCGAGGCGACCAAGCTCGAAGTACGCTGCGTGCGCGTGACCCACGGCAAGGCCGCACGCCTGGACGGCAAGCGGCCGATGATCAAGAGCCACGTCAACACCTGGCTGCGCCAACACCCGCAAGTGCTAGGGTTTACCTCGTGCCAGGCCCGCCACGGCGGCACCGGCGCGGTCTATGTGATGCTCAAGCGAACCATGATGGAAGGCCGCGACGAGTAA
- a CDS encoding cysteine hydrolase family protein, with protein MSVPTTMFRLTGRDYPPAKLSQASLIIIDAQKEYLSGPLQLSGMDEAVANIARLLEAARKAGRPIIHVRHLGTVGGRFDPQGPAGQFIPGLEPRDGEHVIEKRMPNAFKNTQLHETLQALGHLDLIVCGFMSHSSVSTTVRRAKDYGYRCTLVEDASATRDLALKDTVIPAAQIHQCEMAVMADNFACVAPTASLI; from the coding sequence ATGTCCGTTCCAACCACGATGTTCCGCCTCACTGGCCGCGACTATCCGCCGGCCAAGCTGAGCCAAGCCAGCCTGATCATCATCGATGCGCAGAAAGAGTACCTGAGCGGTCCTCTGCAACTGTCGGGCATGGACGAGGCCGTGGCCAACATCGCCCGGTTGCTCGAAGCCGCCCGCAAGGCGGGCCGCCCGATCATCCATGTCCGCCACCTCGGCACGGTAGGCGGGCGCTTCGATCCGCAGGGCCCGGCAGGCCAGTTCATTCCCGGCCTGGAGCCGCGCGATGGCGAGCATGTCATCGAAAAGCGCATGCCCAACGCCTTCAAGAACACCCAACTGCACGAAACCCTGCAGGCGCTCGGCCACCTGGACCTGATCGTCTGTGGCTTCATGAGCCACTCCAGTGTCAGCACCACCGTGCGCCGCGCCAAGGACTATGGTTATCGCTGTACCCTGGTGGAAGACGCCTCGGCAACCCGCGACCTGGCACTCAAGGACACGGTGATCCCTGCCGCACAGATCCACCAGTGTGAAATGGCCGTGATGGCCGACAACTTCGCCTGCGTCGCCCCTACCGCCAGCCTGATCTGA
- the prmB gene encoding 50S ribosomal protein L3 N(5)-glutamine methyltransferase has translation MITSRLRTLRDHIRWAVSRFHEHELFFGHGADNAWDEARLLVLGAVHLPWEVADSYLDCALEDDERVRLQHLLKRRIEERVPTAYLLGEAWFCGMSFVVDERVLVPRSPIGELIEKRFEPWLANEPARILDLCTGSGCIGIVAADVFPEAEVVLADLSFEALEVANQNIERHGLEERVYTVQGDGFAGLPGQRFDLILSNPPYVDAEDFGDMPAEYHHEPELGLACGNDGLDLVRRMLAEAADHLTEKGLMIVEVGNSQVHVEALYPEVDFAWLEFERGGHGVFMLTAEQCRQHQELFKARV, from the coding sequence GTGATCACATCCCGTCTGCGCACGCTGCGCGACCATATCCGCTGGGCGGTCAGCCGCTTCCATGAGCACGAGCTGTTCTTCGGCCATGGCGCCGACAATGCCTGGGACGAAGCCCGCCTGCTGGTGCTGGGCGCGGTGCACCTGCCGTGGGAGGTGGCCGACAGCTACCTGGACTGCGCGCTCGAGGACGACGAGCGGGTACGCTTGCAGCACCTGCTCAAGCGCCGTATCGAAGAACGCGTGCCCACCGCCTACTTGCTCGGTGAGGCGTGGTTCTGCGGCATGTCGTTCGTGGTCGACGAGCGCGTGCTGGTGCCGCGCTCGCCCATCGGCGAGCTGATCGAGAAGCGCTTCGAGCCGTGGCTGGCGAACGAGCCGGCGCGGATTCTCGACCTGTGCACGGGCTCGGGCTGCATCGGCATCGTCGCTGCGGATGTGTTCCCCGAGGCCGAGGTGGTGCTGGCCGACCTGTCGTTCGAGGCCCTCGAAGTGGCCAACCAGAACATCGAGCGCCATGGCCTGGAAGAGCGCGTGTACACCGTCCAGGGCGATGGTTTTGCCGGCCTGCCCGGGCAGCGTTTCGACCTGATCCTGTCGAATCCGCCGTATGTCGATGCCGAGGACTTCGGTGACATGCCGGCCGAGTACCACCACGAGCCCGAACTGGGCCTGGCCTGTGGCAACGATGGCCTGGACCTGGTGCGGCGGATGCTCGCCGAGGCGGCCGACCACTTGACCGAGAAGGGCTTGATGATCGTCGAGGTGGGCAACAGCCAGGTGCACGTCGAGGCGCTGTACCCCGAGGTGGACTTTGCCTGGCTGGAGTTCGAGCGCGGCGGGCATGGGGTGTTCATGCTGACCGCCGAGCAGTGCCGCCAGCACCAGGAGTTGTTCAAGGCACGGGTCTGA
- a CDS encoding alpha/beta hydrolase, with translation MMSRLVAFFLLLCTGLAQAASPTVLHRPIDLDTGQGVLHGSLLLPQQATPPPVVLIIAGSGPTDRDGNNPGAGRVDNLKRLALLLADAHIASVRYDKRGVAASQPATPDERDLSVERYVADVVAWSRKLKADPRFGPLILIGHSEGALIASLAAEQAGASAVITLAGSGRPMAEVVRKQLAGRLPPAQLAKGSALLDRLQAGQTSLDVPAPLRQVFRPSVQPYLISLFRQNPAQAFARLPMPALIVQGRNDVQVDVADAERLKAAKPDAQLVLIDGMNHMLRISPKDMSQQRDSYLNPELPLARELGERVVGFIHGLPAT, from the coding sequence ATGATGTCGCGCCTCGTCGCCTTCTTCCTCCTGCTTTGCACCGGCCTGGCCCAGGCCGCCTCCCCCACCGTGCTGCACCGCCCCATCGACCTGGATACCGGCCAGGGCGTGCTGCATGGCAGCCTGCTGTTGCCGCAACAGGCGACGCCGCCACCGGTGGTGCTGATCATCGCCGGGTCCGGCCCCACCGACCGCGATGGCAACAACCCAGGCGCCGGGCGGGTCGACAATCTCAAACGCCTGGCCCTGTTGCTGGCCGACGCGCACATCGCCAGCGTGCGCTACGACAAACGCGGCGTGGCGGCCAGCCAGCCGGCCACACCCGATGAGCGCGACCTGAGCGTGGAGCGCTATGTCGCCGACGTGGTGGCCTGGAGCCGCAAGCTCAAGGCCGACCCACGCTTTGGCCCGCTGATCCTGATCGGCCACAGCGAAGGCGCGTTGATCGCCAGCCTTGCGGCCGAACAAGCCGGTGCCAGCGCGGTGATCACCCTGGCTGGCAGCGGCCGGCCGATGGCCGAGGTGGTGCGCAAGCAACTGGCCGGACGCCTGCCACCGGCGCAACTGGCCAAGGGCAGCGCCCTGCTCGACCGCCTGCAAGCCGGACAGACCAGCCTGGATGTGCCGGCACCGCTGCGCCAGGTGTTCCGCCCCAGCGTGCAGCCCTACCTGATCTCGTTGTTCCGGCAGAACCCGGCGCAGGCCTTCGCCCGCCTGCCCATGCCAGCGCTGATCGTGCAGGGGCGCAACGACGTGCAGGTGGACGTGGCCGATGCCGAACGCTTGAAGGCCGCCAAGCCCGATGCGCAGTTGGTATTGATCGATGGCATGAACCACATGCTGCGTATCAGCCCCAAGGACATGAGCCAGCAGCGCGACAGCTACCTCAATCCGGAGCTGCCGCTGGCGCGGGAATTGGGTGAGCGGGTGGTCGGGTTCATTCACGGCCTACCGGCAACTTGA
- the aroC gene encoding chorismate synthase, with protein MSGNTYGKLFTVTTAGESHGPALVAIVDGCPPGLELSLADLQHDLDRRKPGTSRHTTQRQEPDEVEILSGVFEGRTTGCSIGLLIRNTDQKSKDYSAIKDLFRPAHADYTYHHKYGIRDYRGGGRSSARETAMRVAAGAIAKKYLATQGIRVRGYMSQLGPIEIPFKTWDSVEQNAFFSPDPDKVPELEAYMDQLRRDQDSVGAKITVVAEGVMPGLGEPIFDRLDAELAHALMSINAVKGVEIGAGFASVAQRGTEHRDELTPEGFLSNNAGGILGGISSGQPIVAHLALKPTSSITTPGRSIDVDGNPVDVITKGRHDPCVGIRATPIAEAMMAIALMDHLLRHRAQNADVKVSTPVLGQL; from the coding sequence ATGTCCGGCAATACCTACGGCAAGCTGTTCACTGTCACCACCGCTGGCGAAAGCCATGGCCCGGCGTTGGTCGCCATTGTCGATGGGTGCCCGCCGGGCCTCGAGCTGTCCCTGGCCGACCTGCAGCATGACCTCGACCGCCGCAAGCCGGGTACCAGCCGCCACACCACCCAGCGCCAGGAGCCCGACGAGGTCGAGATCCTCTCCGGGGTATTCGAAGGCCGAACCACGGGCTGCTCGATCGGCCTGCTGATCCGCAACACCGACCAGAAGTCCAAGGACTACTCCGCGATCAAGGACCTGTTCCGCCCGGCCCATGCCGACTACACCTACCACCACAAGTACGGCATCCGCGACTACCGCGGCGGCGGTCGCAGCTCGGCCCGCGAAACCGCCATGCGCGTGGCCGCTGGCGCCATCGCCAAGAAGTACCTGGCCACCCAGGGCATCCGCGTGCGCGGCTACATGAGCCAGCTCGGCCCGATCGAAATCCCCTTCAAGACCTGGGATTCGGTCGAGCAGAACGCTTTCTTCAGCCCCGACCCGGACAAGGTACCGGAGCTCGAGGCCTACATGGACCAACTGCGTCGTGACCAGGATTCGGTAGGGGCGAAGATCACCGTGGTTGCCGAAGGCGTGATGCCGGGCCTCGGCGAGCCGATCTTCGACCGCCTCGACGCCGAGCTCGCCCATGCGCTGATGAGCATCAACGCGGTCAAGGGCGTGGAAATCGGCGCCGGCTTCGCCAGCGTCGCCCAGCGCGGCACCGAGCACCGTGACGAGCTGACCCCGGAAGGTTTCCTCAGCAACAACGCCGGCGGCATCCTCGGCGGTATCTCATCGGGCCAGCCGATCGTCGCCCACCTGGCGCTCAAGCCGACCTCCAGCATCACCACCCCGGGTCGTTCGATCGATGTCGACGGCAACCCGGTGGATGTCATCACCAAGGGCCGTCACGACCCTTGCGTGGGCATCCGTGCCACGCCGATCGCCGAGGCGATGATGGCCATCGCGCTGATGGACCACCTGCTGCGCCACCGTGCGCAGAATGCCGATGTGAAGGTGTCGACCCCGGTGCTGGGGCAGCTCTGA
- a CDS encoding MFS transporter, with protein sequence MPPIPYWRLSSFYLFYFALLGSTAPFLALYFDHLGFSPARIGELVAIPMLMRCIAPNLWGWLGDRSGQRLLIVRLGALSTLASFSLIFLGKSYAWLALVMALHAFFWHAVLPQFEVITLAHLHGQTSRYSQVRLWGSIGFILTVVGLGRLFEWLSLDIYPVAILVIMAGIVAASLWVPNAQPPEQGERTPAGGFLRQLLAPGVLAFYACVALMQLSHGPYYTFLTLHLEHLGYSRGEIGLLWALGVVAEVLMFMLMSRVFARFSVQRVLLLSFLLAALRWLLLGNLADEPAVLVFAQVLHAATFGCFHAASIAFVQASFGARQQGQGQALYAALSGTGGALGALYSGYSWNLLGPAFTFGMASAAALAAAVIIAFRSPSTRTSP encoded by the coding sequence ATGCCCCCGATCCCCTACTGGCGCCTGTCCAGCTTCTACCTCTTCTACTTCGCCCTGCTCGGTTCCACCGCGCCGTTCCTGGCCCTGTACTTCGACCACCTGGGCTTCTCTCCGGCGCGCATCGGCGAGCTGGTGGCCATCCCCATGCTGATGCGCTGCATCGCCCCCAACCTGTGGGGCTGGCTGGGCGATCGCAGTGGCCAGCGGCTGTTGATCGTGCGCCTGGGCGCGCTGTCGACCCTGGCCTCGTTCTCGCTGATCTTCCTTGGCAAGAGCTACGCCTGGCTGGCGCTGGTGATGGCCTTGCACGCGTTCTTCTGGCATGCCGTGCTGCCACAGTTTGAAGTCATCACCCTGGCCCACCTGCACGGCCAGACCTCGCGCTACAGCCAGGTACGCCTGTGGGGCTCGATCGGTTTCATCCTCACCGTGGTCGGCCTGGGCCGTCTGTTCGAATGGCTGAGCCTGGACATCTACCCGGTGGCCATTCTGGTGATCATGGCCGGTATCGTCGCCGCCAGCCTGTGGGTGCCCAACGCCCAGCCCCCGGAGCAGGGTGAGCGCACCCCGGCCGGTGGCTTCCTGCGCCAGCTGCTGGCGCCCGGGGTGCTCGCCTTCTACGCCTGCGTGGCGCTGATGCAGCTCAGCCACGGCCCGTACTACACCTTCCTCACCCTGCACCTCGAGCACCTGGGCTACAGCCGGGGCGAAATCGGCTTGTTGTGGGCGCTGGGCGTGGTGGCCGAAGTGCTCATGTTCATGCTGATGAGCCGCGTGTTCGCGCGCTTTTCGGTACAGCGGGTGCTGTTGCTGAGCTTCTTGCTGGCCGCGCTGCGCTGGCTGCTGCTCGGCAACCTGGCGGACGAGCCGGCTGTACTGGTGTTCGCCCAGGTCCTGCACGCCGCCACCTTTGGCTGCTTCCACGCCGCCTCCATCGCCTTCGTCCAGGCAAGTTTCGGCGCCCGCCAGCAAGGCCAGGGCCAGGCGTTGTACGCGGCGTTGTCGGGTACCGGCGGCGCATTGGGCGCGCTGTATTCGGGCTACAGCTGGAACCTGCTGGGCCCGGCCTTCACCTTTGGTATGGCCAGCGCCGCAGCCTTGGCTGCAGCCGTTATCATTGCCTTCCGTTCGCCATCGACCAGGACAAGCCCCTGA
- a CDS encoding oxidase, with amino-acid sequence MSILCVFHPASPASPHKVLTHHDDIAATLAEHGVGFAHGPLELRVRPGGSAEDALAACREYLDQLMTAHGSRAFQLVNRDAADPAQVDLRNEHEHGAEEVFAVVGGRAQVGLRLGEQVFAVLCEKGDRLVVPAGTRRWVELGDNPFCLALRVFADEQGAQAVFTGDTSAREFLGIDEL; translated from the coding sequence ATGAGCATCCTCTGCGTTTTCCACCCTGCAAGCCCAGCCTCGCCGCACAAGGTGCTGACCCATCACGACGACATCGCCGCGACCCTGGCCGAGCATGGCGTCGGCTTTGCCCATGGCCCGCTGGAGCTGCGCGTGCGGCCGGGCGGCAGTGCCGAAGATGCCCTGGCCGCCTGCCGTGAATACCTGGATCAGTTGATGACGGCGCACGGTAGCCGCGCGTTCCAGCTGGTCAACCGTGACGCAGCGGACCCGGCGCAGGTAGATCTGCGCAACGAGCATGAGCATGGCGCCGAGGAAGTGTTCGCGGTGGTCGGCGGGCGGGCCCAGGTCGGGCTGCGCTTGGGCGAGCAGGTGTTCGCGGTGCTCTGCGAGAAGGGCGATCGGCTGGTGGTCCCGGCTGGGACGCGGCGCTGGGTGGAGCTGGGGGATAATCCGTTTTGCCTGGCGTTGCGGGTGTTTGCCGATGAGCAGGGGGCGCAGGCGGTGTTTACCGGGGATACGAGCGCAAGGGAATTTCTGGGGATCGACGAGCTCTAA
- a CDS encoding DUF3509 domain-containing protein, which translates to MDLIQEKFVSVFSAYQVATQPRPDGGVLLTLRAADGKVTRRVLTYGQLHSAEQLSWAISAIRRDLAEQASELPVISMLQSQQRFALPTYR; encoded by the coding sequence ATGGACCTCATCCAGGAAAAATTCGTCTCGGTGTTCTCCGCCTATCAGGTAGCCACCCAGCCCCGCCCCGATGGTGGTGTGCTGCTGACCCTGCGCGCCGCCGATGGCAAGGTGACCCGCCGCGTACTGACTTATGGGCAACTGCACAGTGCCGAGCAACTGTCCTGGGCGATCAGCGCGATTCGCCGTGACCTGGCTGAGCAGGCCAGTGAGCTGCCAGTGATCTCGATGCTGCAGAGCCAGCAGCGGTTTGCGCTGCCTACTTACCGTTGA
- a CDS encoding ankyrin repeat domain-containing protein encodes MSAQQTPTQMSQDEAAAFAEQVFERARQGDAEMLERLLASGLPANLRNHKGDTLLMLASYHGHHAAVRVLLAHGADPLIANDNGQLPIAGAAFKGDLTMIKLLLEHGVPVDAAAQDGRTALMLAAMFNRGEILEYLLAQGANPAHQDARGATALMAAQTMGAVEAAARLQALAG; translated from the coding sequence ATGTCCGCACAACAAACGCCCACCCAGATGAGCCAGGACGAAGCGGCGGCGTTCGCCGAGCAGGTATTCGAGCGTGCCCGCCAGGGCGATGCCGAGATGCTCGAGCGTCTGCTGGCCAGCGGTCTGCCGGCTAACCTGCGCAACCACAAGGGCGACACCCTGCTGATGCTCGCCAGCTACCACGGCCACCACGCTGCGGTGCGGGTGCTGCTGGCCCATGGCGCCGACCCGCTGATTGCCAACGACAATGGCCAACTGCCGATTGCCGGGGCGGCGTTCAAGGGCGACCTGACAATGATCAAGCTGCTGCTCGAGCACGGCGTGCCGGTGGATGCCGCTGCGCAGGACGGGCGTACCGCGTTGATGCTGGCGGCAATGTTCAACCGGGGCGAGATCCTCGAGTACCTGCTGGCCCAGGGTGCCAACCCGGCGCACCAGGATGCCCGCGGCGCCACTGCGCTGATGGCAGCCCAGACCATGGGCGCGGTGGAGGCGGCGGCACGTCTGCAAGCGCTGGCCGGCTAA
- a CDS encoding ZIP family metal transporter, with translation MPPANTQSAQPGNPSGNLLQAWRQQALDSPWVSAGLGVTLLVVLALLAISVWNALNGEHSHNLHLAALGGLSGFAATALGALLAVVLRDVSARSQDVMLGFAAGMMLAASSFSLILPGLDAAREITGNGPAAAFTVVLGMGLGVLLMLGLDRFTPHEHETVGACGPHSDRISRVWLFVLAITLHNLPEGMAIGVSFTNGDMNIGLPLTSAIAIQDIPEGLAVAMALRATGLSNLKAALVAVGSGLMEPLGAVIGLGISTGFALAYPVSMGLAAGAMIFVVSHEVIPETHRNGHQTSATLGLMGGFAVMMFLDTALG, from the coding sequence ATGCCCCCAGCCAATACCCAATCCGCCCAGCCCGGCAACCCGTCCGGCAACCTGCTGCAGGCCTGGCGCCAACAGGCCTTGGATTCACCCTGGGTCAGTGCCGGCCTGGGCGTGACGCTGCTGGTGGTGCTGGCTCTGCTGGCGATCAGCGTGTGGAATGCGTTGAATGGCGAGCATTCGCACAACCTGCACCTGGCGGCGCTCGGCGGGCTTTCCGGCTTTGCCGCCACGGCCCTGGGCGCGCTGTTGGCGGTGGTGCTGCGCGACGTCAGCGCACGCAGCCAGGACGTGATGCTCGGCTTCGCTGCGGGGATGATGCTCGCCGCCAGCTCGTTCTCGCTGATTCTGCCAGGGCTCGACGCAGCCCGGGAAATCACTGGCAACGGGCCGGCTGCGGCCTTCACCGTGGTCCTGGGCATGGGCCTTGGCGTGCTGCTGATGCTGGGCCTGGACCGCTTCACCCCGCACGAGCACGAAACCGTCGGTGCCTGCGGGCCGCATTCGGACCGGATCAGCCGGGTATGGTTGTTCGTGCTGGCGATCACCTTGCACAATCTGCCTGAAGGCATGGCCATCGGCGTGAGCTTCACCAATGGCGACATGAACATTGGCCTGCCGCTGACCAGCGCCATCGCCATCCAGGACATTCCAGAAGGCCTGGCAGTGGCCATGGCCCTGCGAGCGACGGGGCTGTCCAACTTGAAGGCGGCGTTGGTGGCGGTCGGTTCGGGCTTGATGGAGCCGCTGGGTGCGGTGATCGGGCTGGGGATTTCGACCGGCTTCGCCCTCGCCTATCCGGTGAGCATGGGGCTTGCGGCGGGGGCGATGATTTTCGTGGTGTCGCACGAGGTGATTCCGGAAACCCACCGCAACGGGCACCAGACGTCGGCTACCCTGGGGTTGATGGGTGGGTTTGCGGTGATGATGTTTCTGGATACTGCGTTGGGCTGA